The Betta splendens chromosome 2, fBetSpl5.4, whole genome shotgun sequence nucleotide sequence gtttGCGTCAATACACACAAACCATTGTGCTGCTGAGCAATTTCTCAGCGTTCAATCATCAGTACTGAATGTTCGACTAAATACTGAAATGAAtaaacaggaggaagatgaaggagcTAGAAGGTCATCACTCGCTGCCTCAGCACAGCTTCCACTCAGGCCACTGCTGCTGAGAAGCAGAGTgtcacacattaacacacaaagGGGTGAACTGTGCTGCATGAACTACAGTCTTCACACATGAGAAGCTAAAAGATTTCAATGCATCTCTGAGGCTCTAATGATATTTGAAAGGTATGTTTTATCCTCACTGGAGAAAAGAAGTgacatgttttaaaaaacaaaaggtttttcAATTGTTTTTAATCGATACTGAAAATATCATCCACATCTGCAGGTAGTGAGTGATTTTCAGTCCCAGCGTGCATAAATACTTTTCCATGGTTCAGATACTAGCAGTCTGTGATCACCAGCTCTGGTtgattgtgtgtttattcacaggttgtgtgtgtgtgtgtgtgtggtcatcaCAGTTTGATGGTGTCGTTCTCTggtctctgtctcttctctgcTGTTATCTCTGCTGCTCGGTGGAGTGGGGGCTGTCCAGGCTGCTGTAGGGGGACAGGGAGGACGTCGCCGGCCCTGACATTTTCCCATCATCCCCTTCTTCTTTGTCCACCTCCATGTctacctccatctcctcccctctgctttctgctgcgAACGCCTCCGCCGACCTCCTCCCGTCCTCAGACTCCTCTGAAGCCGAGAGCACCTCCTCCCCTCGGACCTCGGCCGCGCCGCTGCCGCCCTCGCTGGGGCTCAGGCTCTCCCCGTCGTCCTCGTCGGGTGCGGCCTCTTTAGCCTGGCTGTGGTGCTTGACGTTGTAGCGCTGGTTCTGGAAGAACTTGACGATGGTGTGCTTGGGCAGGTCCAGCTGTGCCGACAGCGTGTGGATGGCCTCCTGGTCCGGGTACAGGCCCACGTCGCCGATGAAGCTCTGCAGAATTCCCAGGGCCTCCAGGGAAATCCGTGTCCTGGATCGGGCCTTCTTCGGTCCCCCCGCTCCGAGGCCGGGGCTGAGCCCGCGCTGATGCCCGTCCTCGGCGCCGTGCAGCACCGGCAGCGGGATGCTCTGTGGGTCTTCATGAAGCGGAGGCGGCGCTGTCAGCGGTGGAAGCTGTGGTCTGTGGAGAGTCTGTCCAATGGAAACACATGAAGATGCTTGGATTAACACCAGTTCAGCAGCCTCTCATACACTCATACACTGGAAGCACCACAAAGTAATGTTAATTGAGGAAAAACTGCTTCGAGTCAAACAGATACTGTCTGAAGTCACATTTAttcaaaaatgaacaaatctataaaacattcatttctccctctgcttagtttcatcacacacacgctgctgcccATGTGAAGCGCTAACAACAGTTGTGTGCAGCatttccatcacacacacagtatccaCAGTGTGTAATTACAGCGCAGGCCTCACACTGCTCATCAGCACTCGGCTCGTCTTTCAGTGCCCCCCTGCACAATCATTAGGGGGAAATGTAGTACAAGCGGAAGCGTGATTGACCAGCGTCCATCAGCCGCCAACGTGCACTAACCTCCCAAATTCATCACACAAACAACCCGGCTACTGCAGCGTATTAGCAGGGCGGGGCGGCTCGCACACCCAAACACAGGAATCCAGCAACATAAATCTGTGGTCCATCAAAATTAAAGGACCTAAATAAAGATAATGGCAAttcctctttctctgcttcaaTAATTACAGGCTGTGTTCTGAATAATATTGAGGTTAGGGCCAGACTGGGGAGCGCTTGGGTTTCAGGCGGAGGGTGGGATGGAGGAGTGTTTAGCAGGAAATGTGTGGGCCGGTCATTTACCACTTCTATTTTCAATGACTTATGGGACACAAACATGACAAAGAGGAGGGCGCTGAGCGGAGCAGGTGGTGGGATCAGAGAgatgcaggaaacaggaaaacagcaggCCGCTCGCATTAACAGGCCGCGTTTCTCACTCGTAAAAGCGCGAGGCCTGCGCGTTCCTCCCGTTTGGACCCTTTAGGACCCACGGcgctctcacctgctgctctgggATGTGCAGGACGCTGTGGAGCCTGTCGCTGTGCTGCTGCCGCGACTCCTCCTCGTACACCTGGTCCCGGTTGGACTGCGGCAGCGCCAGGAACCTCCTGATGGTGCACAGGTTCTCCCACAGGGTGCGGTTCTCCGGGCTCGGGCTCTCCTTCCACCTGAGCAGCTCGCACAGCCAACCCTGCAACAAGGGGAGGGACAGGGGCGTCACCCAGCAGCACCGGAGCCAGGATCCCACAGAGTGGGGCGAGTTGTTGAGTCTCAGCACAATAGTGAGCGTCTGCGAGTTCTGGTGTGTGAGAGGAGATTGGATTATGTCTGCTAGGCTGACCCAGGATCTGCCACCAGCTGTTGTTTACGCGCAGCCCGCAGCCTGAAAATTAATGGTAATAATGTGATCAGGCCTCCGTCAtctcgcctctctctccctccttccgtTCGTCCTTCTGTTCACCACAAATCCCTCATCTCTCGGTCCCTTTCGGACCTTCTACCGTTTTAGCGTTCAGACCTTTTGGGATCGCAAGGTCACTCACTCTGATGCTCTCTCTGAAATGTAATGTGTTAGATGCAAAAAGtggataaaaaatgaaaaatgaagtcATTTAAAGCGGTTTCAAAAAATCGTCTTGGTCGcccactccctccctctagAGCAGAGGCCGCTTTGATCTCGCCCTCTCACCCGCATTGTTTATGTGAGGATGTAGACATGATGGTATGCCACAGAGGGTAATCGGATACTCcacatgcccacacacacagtcacacacacacacgcacacacacacgcacgcacatgcacacacacacacacacacacacacacacacacacacacacacacacacacacccctctgtTACCCCCTCATCAGCTTCTTCAAACATCATCAACCAGAACCACGTATCAGGTTTAAGGATGTAAACTCTTTAAAAACATTCATCCACATGTCAGTGAGATCCTATACAGAGTTACTGCATCGTAGGACGCAGGAAAGGAAAGTGTTCAAAAAGAGAAAGCAGAAGTTACaataacaaaaagaagaaaacgtTTTTTATCTCAACATCATTTCATATTTCAGATTGTAGTGAAAATGTAAAAGGAGGATTTGCATCTTTCCTCGCTTTGAAGTGGTTCTTTGACTGACCTGGCTCTTATTAGCAGCCACCTTGGCAAACAGCGCCTGGGAGACCTTGGCCCTCTTCATCTCCTGCTGGATCTCCTCATAGATTCCTGATGTGATGGTTACCAGCGAGTCCAGCTTCAGCGGCAGCTCTGCACCAGACACACCGCACTTGGTCTGCAGGACACAGAAGACGAGACGAAGGAGGAAACGTCACTGTGAACCTTTTCCTACAAACGTCCAGGAGCAAAACCAAGTGTGACCAGAGTGTggctgtacctgtgtgtgtctgtgcgtgctgACGGTGGAGATGTGGTTGGTGGAGTGGTTGTGGTTGGTGTtggtgctcctctctctctcctcctggtAGATGCGGTCTCGCTCGCCCTCTGGCAGGTTGAGGAAGTTCTGCATGGCCTTCAGGTTGACCAGCAGCGACTGCGAGGCCGAGCGAGGGTCCTCCTCCTTACGGAGGATCTCAGAGAGCAggccctgcagccacacagttACACAACACAGGTCATCGCTGTGTTCACCATAACCCGATGTCAGGACGTCGTCACTCATCTGACCTGCGTGCGGTTGAAAGCCACGCGTGCAAACACTGCTTGGGACACGCTGGCCCTCTTCAGTTCGTTCCTGACTTGCTGGTAAATATCGGAGGAGACTTCAGCCCCCGAACAGTTGAGCGTGAGCTCAGAAGAGGCTCCGGTGCTCTTGCAGGTCCTGGAGATGGGCGGGTGGTTCAGGAACTGGTGGTTGACCCCCTGTGGATGCTGGTGGGCGAGCAGGCGGCTGACGGCTAGCTGCTGGTTGATGAGGTGGGCCATGGCCAGCTGCTGGCGCACCAGCTGAGGGGAGAGCTGAGGGGACAGCAGCCCCCTGTGGCCCAGGAGGGCCGGACCCTGGGGGCGCAGCGGGGGACTGGGGTGGTGCTGGCCCGCGGGGTGAGGCAGGCAGTGGGGCTGGGCCGAGGCCTGAGAGTCCCCGAGCCCAGGGGTCCCGATCGCACCCAGGTGAGAGGCAGAGGTTAGGAGCGAAGGCGGATGCTGAGCGATGGCACTCAGGTCCCTCTCAACTGAAAGGGCAAACACACAACTCTTACAGTAACGTCAGTCAACGCCTGATGGGAAACTCAGGCCAACTTTAGGTCCTTGAGGACCAGGATATAACCTGCAGTCATACAGCAGCACAGGATCAGTACAGACACCGTGAGTCATGCATTAGAAAAGGGCACCAGTAAAGTAACACGCTCTACCTTTGATATCAGATTTTTCGTGTGATGACCACATCTTCTCAAGGTATTCGCCTGAGGGGAGACAAACAGCCATGAGCATCCTGTTAGGTCTCATCCCATCCACACGCACACCAAAGTGAAACAACCAACATGATTACATCATTTGTTTTCACATCATAAACATGTGTGTGCAGCCATGGCTGCACTGAATTATCTTTATTAGATCATTTTATATTCCAGATTCCACCTCCTCTTATTATTAGTATCACTTTATTTTGGAAGCTACTGCTGTAAAAGACCAATGCAATACTGGAAATACTCCATTAGTACTAGTATGAGTAAACGCTTGGTCATAACACTACAATGTGCAGCatgataaaaatgtgtttttagatGTATGAACATGTGGCCAGAAGGGCTGAACTCCATCTTTTCCGCTCTCCAGGATGTTACTGGCCTCGTTGCTCGTCTCTTCACACAAATCTGCTTCTTGTTAGGATTCTGCTGGGTTTGGCTGAGACTCGCTTTTTGTTATTAAGAGAATAAAAGCTGGAGCGAGGTTCGGTTTTAGAGTTTTaccttgcgtgtgtgtgtgtgtgtgtgtgtgtgtgtgtgtgtgtgtgtgtgtgtgtgtgtgtgtgtgtgtgtgtagaggaaaTGTAAGAGGAGCTTTTACTCCTGgtgctgagcgtgtgtgtgtgtgtgtgtgtgtgtgtgtgtgtgtgtgtgtgtgtgtgtgtgtgtacgtgcgtgtgtgtgcgttggggGGGCGGCTGCTGTTTTCCATTAGGAGTTAAGAGCATTTAGTTTTGTCATGTGTATTAAGGGTGACATTAATGTGAACCATGTGTGACAGTTCCTTCCTACTGAGAGCTGTCACTGACAGACGTCTCATGCAGCAGATTAGACACATACAGGCTGACACATGCTCATTCCGATACAGGGGGTGGACGGAAGAATGTGAAAAAAGATCACATTTCCCCGCGACTAAATCACGAAAACAACGACGCCAGGCAGGTGAGTCAAATTAGGCGGAGTTGTGATTAGCAATGAGTGAGTGTGAGTTTTCAAGGCGTTTGACACTCTCCACCTTTTTGGACTTTTCAAAGACACAATGTAAATAAGTGGGCAAACTTTTAGCGAGGCTCGAGCTGGAAGCTTAACCGTGAAGCAGCTGAACGTCATGAGGCCACAGATGCTCTTAACACAGATGCAGATTCACCTTTGATGCGTTTGAACCTCTTGTACCAGCGTCCAAACTCCTGGCATTTGGAGGTGGAGACGTTGGTGTAGTAGGAGCTGTTGACTATCGCTGAGATCATACTCTGAAAGGAAGAGTCACACAGGACAGTCAGACAAATACCAGGATTTTTAGGATTCAAACTGATTTGACTTAATAAATTGGCTGCGGTTCTAGGAGAGGCCGCGCCTTGAGACTGGCTCATGACTTTTCCCTTAAAACATCTCAACAGCTGACCGACTAATTGCTGGTTTATTAAATacctttcccagcatgcactgtgGTGGGACCTTGAGAGGAGAAGATGCACAGACTGTAAGGGATGGGTGTAAGCTCAACATGGGAAACACGGAGGATTAAAACTCACATGAgtcaggctgcaaacacacaccacccacacactTCCCCTAATCACTAATTACATCATGACTAAGTCCTGTGTGTAAATCAAGAGTCGAAATGACACACTAGTCTAATggctgcagggtgtgtgtgaggagggtAATTGATGTGTGCGCGTTTGCATCCTTTCCCATGGGATGGTATCaatatttgtgtgtgagcgagcgagtaCACTGCACTAAGTGTGCGGTGAAGTGATGATGAAACCGCACGCGTTTAGAGAAAATACTTAGCAGCGTTTCAgcaatctgtgcgtgtgtgtgcgtgtgtgtgtgtcagaaacaGTCAGACCAAGCTAACCATTTAGCTTTGGAGAGGAATTTAAAACCAGATTTCTCATTATTTGCTACTTGCAAAAATGCAATTATGAAACACAGACCATATATCATCTCTGAGTTAAACATGTTGATAATTAATTTATTACTACAAAAAAGACCCTTTCTGATGCAACCTACTTAAATTACAAAATTAGCAAGATGATGCTGACCTGGTTGTTTTTACACATTATATACAGTCAAGCCCAAATTTATTCATACCCTGTCAAATTCTTGTTACTGAGTTACTTTTATTCACCCAACCACCAAGTTTTCTTTTTTGAGAGGGAATGACTCAGGCTTCTCTAAAAAGACAATAATCCAGGATGATGTGGAAAAAGGAATTACTGCTCTTTCCTTTAGGAGAGCCTCCAAGCTGAAAGGCTTGGAGCTCGTCGCTAAAGGTGAACGTGTAAAAATACCAGTGGACACATGCAAAAAGCTGGTCAGCAATTATAGAAAGCATATGATTGCTGCAATCgccaataaaggcttttctaTTGATTATTAAGAAGCAATGAATAATGTAGAAACATGCACTTTTTGttcaaatgtaaattaaaaaataaataatattggtTTCCACAAAGAACCTCGCTGCTTCAATTAAAGTAAActcacattaataataataatattattagctGGGCAGTAAGTGATCCATTACACATTATCCTGACCAGCTCAGTGAGTCAGCATGTGTTCTCCAGCAGGCCGGGCCTGGCTCTACCTGGGACAGAGGACACTCCTTGGCCAGGGCGCTCTGGTTGGTCTCTCTGAGCAGCTCTTTGAGGGCGTTCCTCACCGTGGCGTGGGTCCACTGCTCCGATGGCAACTCCTCCAAACGGGCAAAGCTGCACAACACGAGGCGGCAAACTGTCAGGTCCAGTTTGCAGAGCCGACAAACACGTCCTCACAGCAACGCGTTTTTGCATGCGTTCCGACCTGTGCAGCAGGATGCGCAGCGTGACCATGTGGTACACGTCCAGCAGCATGTCGGCCACGGTGGCCTCTGGGGCGTCGGTCAGATAGTGGATGGGCATCGGCTTCCAGCGGCCCACTTTGATGatgcctgcaaacacacaaagccgtGCAAACTGAAGCCCGTGCTCGGTGTCTGTTTCTAGCGCTTCAGCAACGTGAGCCGTCTGCTGAAGCCTTCGGGTTTTAGAGCATCGTCCTGGGCTGAGCGCTCCCACCGCGATGACTACAAGTGTAAATCTACACTGATCTAATCCCATTAGGGTCCCCTAAATCAAACCCAGTCCCTGGACTTGGCCTGTCAGccggcgtgtgtgcgtgagatgGCGGTGATAGAGGGGAAAGAACAAAGGCTCCTCAGACTCCACATCTGATTAATCAGAGGGAGAAGGTGGAACCAGCTTGGCATTAACGACTGAAGGAGGCTGTGGTTGACTCTGGACAAACCTGGTCACCAGTGCCAGGCCATGTGAATGTCATCATATTTCTTACTCATCGTTTTAATAACTCGATGGCTTTGTGCAGACGTGGACTGAAGAGGACGTAAACGCTGAACGTGATGAAGCTCAGCTGTAAAATGCTACATTTTTTCCAGCCGTTGCTGCTAGAAATGTGGAGGCTTTGAAGGTCTGGTTTAGTGCTGTGTATTTAAAgatctttaaaataaaaggacTAATTGTCTCAAGTGCAGTATTTTTTAATAATGTCTGGCTTTGGTCTAGGAGCCACAAGCTGTTAGCGTGgcttaaaatacagtaaatggttGTTTTCGTGTAATATTAGTGAATGTTTTCCAAAACATGGTCATAActtatatttagttttattttttttgcacagTCATTTACCAAAGCCCATGTTAAGCCCTGAGATGTTACCATATAAGACATAACTTCTTTTTAATTAGCCATAATGTGCGAGTTAATTAAAGAAAACCCCCCTGTGCCAGTTGAGACTTTATAAATACTCGTCCAGCCAAAGTTATGCAAGATGCAATTCAATCGCTGAAGAAAATAGAAGAGACTCTGTATAATTTTGGTTGTAACCACACTGGGGAAAAATGCATGACTCCAGccaaaaattatttatttgaaaagaaAAGGCTTATTTCTCAGAACAAAACCTAGCTATTTAGGAGAGGCAAGGGGGGTCGCAGGGCGTCGGCCGCTTGGGTAGAGTGCCCTGTGTTTACAGGATACACCAGGAATGTCAAACTGCcctattcagtgtgtgtgtgtgtgtgtgtgtgtgtgtgtgtgtgtgtgtgtgtgtgtgtgtgtgtgtgtgtgtgtgtgtgtgtgtgagagagagagagaaggctgCTGTTTCATGCTGGCCTGGGTGCTGTCCGCCTTGGTGTTTTGATTTGATCATAAAACGATGGGAGTAAAGTTTTGGTGCTGGCTCGAGATGCTGCATGATGAGTGGACTGAGTCCACGCATGAGTGTGCTTCCTGATAAACACCTCCAGTCCACTtctgctctgctcagctgctggaAGTCGTTAATTAGTCTTGAAAAACTAAAGAAAGTAGTATAAAAGGCTGAAAGAGGATAACGTCCCTATTAGCTGCATTGATAGAAGTTTTCCATGATGTGATATGAAGAGACATAAACTGATGGTTTTTACAGTGCAAATAATTCCAATAAAAATTTAACTTTCAGGAAATTGAATCATGGGTGGCTGTCAATCAAAAATATGCcctaaaacaaacaataacaataaaccaAAGGTCGTCACTTAGTACAACACTGTGCAGACTGCGGACAGTTTGTTGTCTGCAGCTGATCTGACATCAGCTCACTAAACACCCTGCTCCTGTAGTAACAGATGTGATTCCGTGAACTTTAAGAGCGAGCGTTAACTATTAGAATGAGCCTCGTGCCGGACACGCGCTACTTACCGCGCGCCTGTACGGCCGAGCTGTGCGAGTATCCGAGCGCGAGCAGCGCCGTCTCCACCAGCTGCGTGAACAGGACGTCCTTCCGAACCAGCACGAACTCCGCGTGGCGGTCGCCGCGGCCCTCGTAGTCACCGGACACGCCCACGTCCACGTGCTCGACCACGCAGTAGACGGGGATCATCAAACCTGGCACACGCACGTTTATAGTGTAAGTACATACACATTCATGTCAAAAAAATCAGTTTCAAGCTTTTCATCATCGTGGGCCTGGGTGGAAGGATTTCTGCCAGAACTGCTGCTTTTTCCACATGTTTCTGCCTCATTAGTGACGTCACTGCAGTAGTTGTTCGGTGGTCTCGCTACAAGTGAATGTGGCAGCTGCCAGTGTGAACGTAAGTCAGCGTCACACTGTaaaactgtatttgtgttttgtacCACATATTAAAAGCCACAGGGAAGCGAGTCTCGCTTCCAGAAC carries:
- the LOC114851134 gene encoding DNA-binding protein SATB2-like isoform X2, which codes for MEQRGGAESPGLQDEASVDERGERGERGERGESPASGKLSRAELNGSPANPRARQGSTPLRPLGGLMIPVYCVVEHVDVGVSGDYEGRGDRHAEFVLVRKDVLFTQLVETALLALGYSHSSAVQARGIIKVGRWKPMPIHYLTDAPEATVADMLLDVYHMVTLRILLHSFARLEELPSEQWTHATVRNALKELLRETNQSALAKECPLSQSMISAIVNSSYYTNVSTSKCQEFGRWYKRFKRIKGEYLEKMWSSHEKSDIKVERDLSAIAQHPPSLLTSASHLGAIGTPGLGDSQASAQPHCLPHPAGQHHPSPPLRPQGPALLGHRGLLSPQLSPQLVRQQLAMAHLINQQLAVSRLLAHQHPQGVNHQFLNHPPISRTCKSTGASSELTLNCSGAEVSSDIYQQVRNELKRASVSQAVFARVAFNRTQGLLSEILRKEEDPRSASQSLLVNLKAMQNFLNLPEGERDRIYQEERERSTNTNHNHSTNHISTVSTHRHTQTKCGVSGAELPLKLDSLVTITSGIYEEIQQEMKRAKVSQALFAKVAANKSQGWLCELLRWKESPSPENRTLWENLCTIRRFLALPQSNRDQVYEEESRQQHSDRLHSVLHIPEQQTLHRPQLPPLTAPPPLHEDPQSIPLPVLHGAEDGHQRGLSPGLGAGGPKKARSRTRISLEALGILQSFIGDVGLYPDQEAIHTLSAQLDLPKHTIVKFFQNQRYNVKHHSQAKEAAPDEDDGESLSPSEGGSGAAEVRGEEVLSASEESEDGRRSAEAFAAESRGEEMEVDMEVDKEEGDDGKMSGPATSSLSPYSSLDSPHSTEQQR
- the LOC114851134 gene encoding DNA-binding protein SATB2-like isoform X1 is translated as MEQRGGAESPGLQDEASVDERGERGERGERGESPASGKLSRAELNGSPANPRARQGSTPLRPLGGGPIRHTRLMIPVYCVVEHVDVGVSGDYEGRGDRHAEFVLVRKDVLFTQLVETALLALGYSHSSAVQARGIIKVGRWKPMPIHYLTDAPEATVADMLLDVYHMVTLRILLHSFARLEELPSEQWTHATVRNALKELLRETNQSALAKECPLSQSMISAIVNSSYYTNVSTSKCQEFGRWYKRFKRIKGEYLEKMWSSHEKSDIKVERDLSAIAQHPPSLLTSASHLGAIGTPGLGDSQASAQPHCLPHPAGQHHPSPPLRPQGPALLGHRGLLSPQLSPQLVRQQLAMAHLINQQLAVSRLLAHQHPQGVNHQFLNHPPISRTCKSTGASSELTLNCSGAEVSSDIYQQVRNELKRASVSQAVFARVAFNRTQGLLSEILRKEEDPRSASQSLLVNLKAMQNFLNLPEGERDRIYQEERERSTNTNHNHSTNHISTVSTHRHTQTKCGVSGAELPLKLDSLVTITSGIYEEIQQEMKRAKVSQALFAKVAANKSQGWLCELLRWKESPSPENRTLWENLCTIRRFLALPQSNRDQVYEEESRQQHSDRLHSVLHIPEQQTLHRPQLPPLTAPPPLHEDPQSIPLPVLHGAEDGHQRGLSPGLGAGGPKKARSRTRISLEALGILQSFIGDVGLYPDQEAIHTLSAQLDLPKHTIVKFFQNQRYNVKHHSQAKEAAPDEDDGESLSPSEGGSGAAEVRGEEVLSASEESEDGRRSAEAFAAESRGEEMEVDMEVDKEEGDDGKMSGPATSSLSPYSSLDSPHSTEQQR